Proteins from a genomic interval of Physeter macrocephalus isolate SW-GA chromosome 21, ASM283717v5, whole genome shotgun sequence:
- the HCFC1 gene encoding host cell factor 1 isoform X1, protein MASAVSPANSPAVLLQPRWKRVVGWSGPVPRPRHGHRAVAIKELIVVFGGGNEGIVDELHVYNTATNQWFIPAVRGDIPPGCAAYGFVCDGTRLLVFGGMVEYGKYSNDLYELQASRWEWKRLKAKTPKNGPPPCPRLGHSFSLVGNKCYLFGGLANDSEDPKNNIPRYLNDLYILELRPGSGVVAWDIPITYGVLPPPRESHTAVVYTEKDNKKSKLVIYGGMSGCRLGDLWTLDIETLTWNKPSLSGVAPLPRSLHSATTIGNKMYVFGGWVPLVMDDVKVATHEKEWKCTNTLACLNLDTMAWETILMDTLEDNIPRARAGHCAVAINTRLYIWSGRDGYRKAWNNQVCCKDLWYLETEKPPPPARVQLVRANTNSLEVSWGAVATADSYLLQLQKYDIPATAATATSPTPNPVPSVPANPPKSPAPAAAAPAVQPLTQVGITLLPQAAATPPTTTTIQVLPTVPGSSISVPAAARTQGVPAVLKVTGPQATTGTPLVTMRPASQAGKAPVTVTSLPAGVRMVVPTQSAQGAVIGSSPQMSGMAALAAAAAATQKIPPSSAPTVLSVPAGTTIVKTVAVTPGTTTLPATVKVASSPVMVSNPATRMLKTAAAQVGTSVSSAANTSTRPIITVHKSGTVTVAQQAQVVTTVVGGVTKTITLVKSPISVPGGSALISNLGKVMSVVQTKPVQTSAVTGQASTGPVTQIIQTKGPLPAGTILKLVTSADGKPTTIITTTQASGAGTKPTILGISSVSPSTTKPGTTTIIKTIPMSAIITQAGATGRGLLQRAGVTSSPGIKSPITIITTKVMTSGTGAPAKIITAVPKIATGHGQQGVTQVVLKGAPGQPGTILRTVPMGGVRLVTPVTVSAVKPAVTTLVVKGTTGVTTLGTVTGTVSTSLAGAGAHSTSASLATPITTLGTIATLSSQVINPTAITVSAAQTTLTAAGGLTTPTITMQPVSQPTQVTLITAPSGVEAQPVHDLPVSILASPTTEQPTATVTIADSGQGDVQPGTVTLVCSNPPCETHETGTTNTATTTVVANLGGHPQPTQVQFVCDRQEAAASLVSSTVGQQNGSVVRVCSNPPCETHDTGTTNTATTATSNMAGQHGCSNPPCETHETGTTSTATTAMSGIGAGQRRDVRFTCVASTVTAVVRVGMAAGAPDGAQGSVKPACQTRQTIATSTTMTVMATGAPCSAGPLFRPSLTLEAGGRGATLVQLGPLSTQVRPGGEGGPLAGLGPLVSVGRQPEAHHAHTTYTATTARSTVGAGEPSEVQGMPALGYESAPGAAVTAKALGALLCSSATVTQVCSNPPCETHETGTTPTPTTATSTGGAGQPEGGQQPPAGRPCETHQTASTGTTMSVSMGALLPDAAPSHRTLESGLEGAAAPAVTAQAGASLLAPFPTQRVCSNPPCETHETGTTHTATTVTSNMSSNQDPPPPASDQGEVESTQGDGVNIPSSSPITTTVSSTLTRAVTTVTQSTPVPGPSVPKISSVTETTPGALTSEVPIPATITVTIANTETSDMPFSAVDILQPPEELQASPGPRQQLPPRQLLQPASAPLMGESAEVLSASQAPELQAAVDLSSTGDPSSGQEPASSAVVATVVVQPPPPTQSEVDQLSLPQELMAEAQAGTTTLMVTGLTPEELAVTAAAEAAAQAAATEEAQALAIQAVLQAAQQAVMAGTGEPMDASEAAAAVTQAELSHLSAEGQEGQATSIPIVLTQQELAALVQQQQLQEAQAQQQHPLPTEALAPADSLNDPTIESNCLSELAGAAPSTVALLPSTAAESLAPSNTFVAPQPVVVASPAKLQAAATLTEVANGIESLGVKPDLPPPPSKAPVKKENQWFDVGVIKGTNVMVTHYFLPPDDAAPSDDDSGTVPDYNQLKKQELQPGTAYKFRVAGINACGRGPFSEISAFKTCLPGFPGAPCAIKISKSPDGAHLTWEPPSVTSGKIIEYSVYLAIQSSQSGGEPKSSTPAQLAFMRVYCGPSPSCLVQSSSLSNAHIDYTTKPAIIFRIAARNEKGYGPATQVRWLQETSKDSSGAKPASKRPMSSPEIEERKKKKEVEKEPRGGLSSVL, encoded by the exons CGACCAACCAGTGGTTCATCCCGGCCGTGAGAGGGGACATCCCTCCTGGATGTGCAGCCTATGGCTTCGTGTGCGATGGGACTCGCCTGCTGGTATTTGGTGGGATGGTGGAGTACGGCAAATACAGCAATGACCTCTATGAGCTCCAG gcaaGCCGGTGGGAGTGGAAGAGACTCAAAGCAAAGACGCCCAAAAACGGGCCCCCTCCGTGTCCTCGGCTCGGGCACAGCTTCTCCCTTGTGGGCAACAAATGTTACCTATTTGGGGGTCTGGCCAACGATAGCGAGGACCCCAAGAACAACATTCCGAG GTACCTGAATGACTTATACATCCTGGAACTGCGGCCAGGCTCCGGAGTGGTAGCCTGGGACATTCCCATCACTTACGgcgtccttcccccaccccgggAGTCACACACTGCAGTGGTCTACACGGAGAAAGACAACAAGAAGTCCAAGCTGGTGATTTATGGAGGGATGAGTGGCTGCAGGCTGGGGGACCTCTGGACCCTAGATATTG AGACTCTGACGTGGAATAAGCCCAGCCTCAGCGGGGTGGCACCTCTTCCTCGAAGTCTCCACTCGGCTACGACCATAGGAAACAA AATGTACGTGTTTGGTGGCTGGGTGCCTCTCGTCATGGATGACGTCAAAGTGGCCACACACGAGAAGGAGTGGAAGTGTACCAACACACTGGCTTGTCTCAACCTTG ATACCATGGCCTGGGAGACCATCCTGATGGATACGCTGGAGGACAATATTCCCCGGGCCCGCGCCGGCCACTGTGCTGTAGCCATCAACACCCGCCTGTACATTTGGAGTGGGCGTGACGGCTACCGAAAGGCCTGGAACAACCAGGTCTGCTGCAAGGACCTCTGGTACCTGGAAACGG AAAAACCACCGCCCCCGGCCCGGGTACAGCTGGTACGAGCCAACACCAACTCCCTGGAGGTGAGCTGGGGGGCCGTGGCAACAGCCGACAGTTACCTTCTGCAGCTCCAGAAATATGACATTCCTGCCACGGCTGCTACTGCCACCTCCCCTACACCCAATCCAGTCCCGTCTGTACCTGCCAACCCTCCCAAGAGCCCTGCCCCGGCAGCAGCCGCGCCTGCTGTGCAGCCCCTGACCCAAGTAGGCATCACGCTCCTGCCCCAGGCTGCTGCCACGCccccaaccaccaccaccatccaggTCTTGCCGACGGTGCCTGGTAGCTCGATCTCCGTGCCTGCCGCAGCCAGGACTCAAG GCGTCCCTGCTGTTCTCAAAGTGACCGGTCCTCAGGCTACAACAGGAACCCCGTTGGTAACCATGCGACCTGCCAGCCAGGCTGGGAAAGCCCCCGTCACTGTGACCTCGCTTCCCGCAGGCGTGCGAATGGTCGTGCCTACGCAGAGTGCCCAGGGGGCG GTCATCGGCAGCAGCCCGCAGATGAGCGGCATGGCGGCGTTGGCAGCCGCGGCCGCTGCCACCCAGAAGATCCCTCCTTCCTCGGCACCCACGGTGCTGAGTGTCCCGGCCGGCACCACCATCGTCAAAACCGTGGCCGTGACACCTGGcaccaccaccctcccagccACTGTGAAGGTGGCCTCCTCGCCAGTCATG GTGAGCAACCCAGCCACTCGCATGCTGAAGACTGCAGCCGCCCAGGTGGGGACGTCTGTCTCCTCTGCCGCCAACACGTCCACCCGCCCCATCATCACAGTACACAAGTCGGGGACTGTGACGGTGGCCCAGCAGGCACAGGTGGTGACCACAGTGGTGGGTGGGGTCACCAAGACCATCACCCTGGTAAAGAGTCCCATCTCTGTCCCAGGAGGCAGCGCCCTG ATTTCCAACCTGGGCAAAGTGATGTCAGTGGTCCAGACCAAACCAGTTCAGACTTCTGCAGTCACAGGCCAGGCGTCTACAGGCCCGGTGACTCAGATCATCCAG ACCAAAGGGCCCCTGCCGGCCGGGACTATCCTGAAGCTGGTGACGTCAGCAGATGGGAAGCCTACCACCATCATCACTACCACGCAGGCCAGCGGGGCAGGGACTAAGCCCACCATCCTGGGCATCAGCAGCGTGTCCCCCAGCACCACCAAGCCCGGCACGACCACCATCATCAAGACCATTCCCATGTCGGCCATCATCACGCAGGCGGGCGCCACGGGTAGGGGCCTCCTCCAGCGCGCTG GTGTGACCAGCAGTCCCGGCATCAAGTCCcccatcaccattatcaccaccaAGGTTATGACTTCCGGAACTGGAGCCCCAGCCAAAATCATCACTGCCGTTCCCAAAATCGCCACTGGCCACGGGCAGCAAGGAGTGACCCAG GTGGTGCTGAAGGGCGCCCCCGGCCAGCCGGGCACCATCCTCCGCACCGTGCCCATGGGCGGCGTCCGCCTGGTCACCCCCGTTACCGTCTCCGCTGTCAAGCCGGCTGTCACCACGTTGGTCGTGAAGGGAACAACAG gcGTCACGACCCTAGGCACCGTGACAGGCACCGTGTCCACCAGCCTCGCCGGGGCCGGGGCCCACAGCACCAGCGCCTCCCTGGCCACACCCATCACCACCTTGGGCACCATCGCCACCCTCTCGAGCCAGGTGATCAACCCCACTGCCATCACCGTGTCGGCGGCGCAGACCACGCTGACGGCGGCCGGCGGGCTCACCACCCCCACCATCACCATGCAG CCTGTTTCCCAGCCTACCCAGGTGACTCTGATCACAGCGCCCAGCGGGGTCGAGGCCCAGCCTGTGCACGACCTCCCCGTGTCCATTCTGGCCTCGCCTACTACAGAACAGCCCACGGCCACGGTCACCATCGCTGACTCAGGCCAGGGTGACGTGCAGCCCGGCACCGTGACACTGGTGTGCTCCAACCCGCCCTGCGAGACCCACGAGACGGGCACCACCAACACGGCCACCACCACCGTCGTGGCTAATCTCGGGGGGCACCCGCAGCCCACCCAAGTGCAGTTTGTCTGCGACAGACAAGAGGCAGCTGCTTCTCTCGTGAGCTCCACAGTGGGCCAGCAGAACGGCAGCGTGGTTCGCGTCTGTTCCAACCCACCGTGCGAGACCCACGACACAGGCACCACCAACACGGCCACCACCGCCACCTCCAACATGGCTGGGCAGCACGGCTGCTCCAACCCGCCGTGTGAGACCCACGAGACGGGCACCACCAGCACGGCCACCACCGCCATGTCGGGCATCGGAGCCGGGCAGCGGCGAGACGTCCGGTTCACCTGTGTGGCAAGCACCGTGACCGCCGTGGTCCGGGTCGGCATGGCTGCCGGGGCGCCAGATGGAGCCCAGGGCTCGGTCAAGCCCGCGTGCCAAACCCGCCAGACCATCGCGACCAGCACCACCATGACTGTCATGGCCACCGGGGCCCCGTGCTCGGCTGGCCCGCTCTTCAGACCAAGCCTGACCCTGGAGGCTGGTGGCCGTGGCGCCACGCTCGTGCAGTTGGGCCCTCTGAGCACCCAGGTCAGGCCTGGCGGTGAGGGTGGCCCCCTAGCTGGCCTGGGCCCGCTGGTGTCCGTGGGGCGCCAGCCGGAGGCGCATCACGCCCACACGACGTACACCGCCACCACGGCCCGCTCTACCGTGGGTGCCGGGGAACCCAGTGAGGTGCAGGGGATGCCCGCGCTCGGGTACGAGAGCGCGCCCGGCGCCGCTGTGACTGCGAAGGCCCTGGGGGCGCTGCTGTGCTCCTCGGCCACCGTGACGCAGGTCTGCTCCAACCCCCCGTGCGAGACCCACGAGACGGGCACCACCCCTACGCCCACCACCGCCACGTCTACCGGGGGTGCGGGCCAGCCAGAGGGTGGGCAGCAGCCCCCCGCTGGCCGCCCCTGTGAGACGCACCAGACGGCTTCCACCGGTACCACCATGTCAGTCAGCATGGGCGCCCTGCTCCCCGACGCCGCGCCCTCCCACAGAACCCTGGAGTCCGGCTTGGAGGGGGCGGCAGCGCCCGCAGTCACCGCCCAGGCTGGAGCTTCGTTGCTGGCTCCTTTCCCGACGCAGAGGGTGTGCTCCAACCCACCCTGTGAGACCCACGAGACAGGCACCACACACACGGCCACCACCGTCACCTCCAACATGAGTTCCAACCAAG ACCCCCCGCCGCCTGCCAGCGACCAGGGAGAGGTGGAGAGCACCCAGGGCGACGGCGTGAACATCCCCAGTTCCAGTCCTATCACGACAACGGTGTCCTCCACGCTGACACGGGCCGTGACCACTGTGACACAGTCCACACCGGTCCCGGGCCCTTCGGTGCCG AAGATCTCATCAGTGACCGAGACTACCCCAGGGGCTCTGACCAGCGAAGTCCCCATCCCGGCCACGATAACAGTGACCATAGCCAACACAGAAACTTCTGACATGCCCTTCTCTGCTGTTGACATCCTGCAGCCCCCAGAGGAGCTCCAGGCCTCGCCAGGGCCTCGCCAGCAGCTTCCGCCACGGCAACTCCTGCAGCCTGCCTCCGCACCCCTGATGGGGGAGTCCGCCGAGGTCCTGTCAGCCTCCCAGGCCCCCGAGCTCCAGGCCGCCGTGGATCTGAGCAGTACAGGGGACCCGTCTTCAGGCCAGGAGCCCGCCAGCTCAGCCGTGGTAGCCACTGTGGTGGTCCAGCCACCCCCGCCCACGCAGTCCGAAGTAGACCAGTTGTCACTTCCCCAAGAGCTGATGGCCGAGGCCCAGGCGGGCACCACCACCCTCATGGTAACGGGGCTCACCCCCGAGGAGCTGGCGGTGACTGCCGCCGCTGAAGCGGCCGCCCAGGCCGCGGCCACAGAGGAAGCCCAGGCCCTGGCCATCCAGGCCGTGCTCCAGGCTGCGCAGCAGGCCGTCATGG CAGGCACCGGGGAGCCCATGGACGCGTCGGAGGCGGCGGCCGCCGTGACGCAGGCGGAGCTGAGCCACCTGTCGGCCGAGGGCCAGGAGGGCCAGGCTACCAGCATCCCCATCGTGCTGACGCAGCAGGAGCTGGCCGCCCtggtgcagcagcagcagctccaggaggcgcaggcccagcagcagcaCCCCCTCCCCACGGAGGCGCTGGCCCCTGCCGACAGCCTCAACGACCCGACCATCGAGAGCAACTGCCTCAGCGAGCTGGCCGGGGCTGCGCCCAGCACCGTGGCCCTGCTGCCCTCCACGGCCGCTGAGA GCCTGGCTCCGTCCAACACGTTTGTGGCCCCCCAGCCAGTCGTGGTCGCCAGTCCCGCGAAGCTGCAGGCCGCGGCTACCCTGACGGAAGTGGCCAATGGCATCGAGTCCCTGGGCGTA AAGCCAGACCTGCCACCGCCGCCCAGCAAAGCCCCCGTGAAGAAAGAGAACCAGTGGTTTGACGTGGGGGTCATCAAAGGCACCAACGTGATGGTGACACACTATTTCCTGCCCCCCGATGACGCCGCCCCGTCGGAC GACGACTCGGGCACGGTGCCCGACTATAACCAGCTGAAGAAGCAGGAGCTGCAGCCTGGCACTGCCTATAAGTTCCGCGTTGCCGGGATCAACGCCTGTGGCCGGGGGCCCTTCAGCGAGATCTCCGCCTTTAAGACGTGTCTGCCTGGCTTCCCGGGGGCCCCCTGTGCCATTAAAATCAGCAAA AGTCCGGATGGTGCACACCTCACCTGGGAGCCGCCCTCCGTGACCTCTGGCAAGATCATCGAGTACTCGGTGTACCTGGCCATCCAGAGCTCGCAGTCTGGGGGCGAGCCCAAGAGCTCCACCCCGGCGCAGCTGGCCTTCATGCGGGTGTACTgtgggcccagcccctcctgcctcgTGCAGTCCTCCAGCCTCTCCAACGCCCACATCGACTACACCACCAAACCCGCCATCATCTTCCGCATCGCTGCCCGCAACGAGAAGGGCTACGGCCCAGCCACCCAAGTCAGGTGGTTGCAAG AAACCAGTAAAGACAGCTCTGGCGCCAAGCCGGCCAGCAAGCGGCCCATGTCCTCTCCAGAAAT agaagaaagaaagaaaaagaaagaggtggaGAAGGAACCCCGTGGTGGCCTGAGCAGTGTTCTGTGA